The Oryza glaberrima chromosome 5, OglaRS2, whole genome shotgun sequence DNA segment GATGGAGAACAATAGGATTCGCCGGATCTGCTCGTCGCCGGGGGCGGCTGGCTGGAGCAGCCAGTAGAGGTAGCCGTTGACGAACACCGGCGGCATGGCTGGGAGGATGCTGGCCGCGGACGCCGGCACTCTCCCGGCGCAGGGGCGCCACCCACCGGGCTTTCCCAGGGTGTACACCTCGCAGGCGTGCTCCCCGTTGCGTCTCTTGAAGAGCCTGACCACCTTGtgctcgccggtcgccgtgtCGAAGCCGAGCCCGGTGGTCGAGAGCTCGAAAGGGCGCCATGGCGTCATCGACGGGAGATAACTCGTGGTGCCACGGGGTAACCATGCTAGCGGATCAGGGTGCGCCTTCGCGGCCGGCTGGCACGGCGGCAGCGCGACGTGATCGCCGGTGGAGAGGTTGAGGAGGTAATACCGCGGCGCGCGGCCGTCGGAGACGAGGGTGAGGCCCCTGCACGGCGTGGGCGACATGACGGCGTGCTTGGCGCTGAAGTAGTCGATGGTTAGGAGCTcgcgtgcggcggccggcggctcgccgccgcggagcgaGCAGGCGTAGAAGGTGGTGGTGTTGCGGTGGTCCGGCGGCGCGAAGAAGAGCAGCTCcgggtggcgcgcggcggcggccctggCGCGGTGGGCGAGGATGAAGTGGTCGGAGGTGAGGGCGGCGTTCCAGTCGCGGGagacggcgcggaggcggacggcggtggcgatggggAGGCGCGTGAGGATCTCGTCGACGAGGAGGTGGTCGGGAGAggtggaggtcggcggcgagcggcgtagCCTCTTGGCGTCTGGCGGAGAAGAGTCGTCGGACGCCATGTGTGATTAGTTTTTGATTAATGCATACACACGTGCACCATCATCAACCAGATAATGCATAGTATATGCCTATATAGAGAGATCGCGCGGGGTTAATCGAATCGGATAATGAAAGCGGCGACCTTGTAGGATTCGGAATCGTCCTCATGCAGATCGGCCATGACGTTGCTTTGGATGCGGAGGCGTCAGATGCGGTAGGAACGCTTCGGAGCCGACGGGGTCCGTGCGAAAGCCCATGCGGCCCACCTCTCTCTGCCTCACGCGGTCCGAGCACCCATGGCCCAGGGCCCAGCAACAAACAGAAGGCCCACGGATAATAGAATAGGGTTTATTGGATCTACTAAGGCCTCATACAGTTCGCgaatagaaaatttttgtatgtcacatcgaacgttttatcggatgtcggaaggagttttcggatacgaatgaaaaaactaatttcataatttgcttggaaaccgcaagacaattttattaagcctaattaatccgtcattagcacatgtgggttattgtagatcttatggctaatcatgccctaattaggctcaaaagatttgtctcgcgatttccatacaaactgtgcaactagtttttcattttatctgtatttaatgctacatgcatgtgtccaaagattcaatatgatgtttttgggggaaaaattttgggaactaaacaaggcctaaatgtGCTGTTTTATAAAAATGTCATTACTATTTTTGTCTATTTGTATTCATGCCATCCGAATAcgtataaaattaaaaacatgcCATTTCTgtcaagttttgaattttgttcTGTTTGGTTATGATTGAGAACTTTTATGGTACGATATACTTGTAGCATGTAATGCTGGTATAAATGATCTAATGGTATGAATCGATGTGGTTTTCCATTTAAATATATCGTAGGTttgtagtataaaatttaaaggGGTAAAATTGTCGTTCTTTGTTATTTAGTGAggtcgtttttgttaaaaaaataaagcagtTAATGTAGATCAAACAAATCCGATACCATTGTGGAGGTTATACGAATGTGTTAACCTAGCAAACATTCAAAATAAAGCGGTTATTACTTATTAGTAGTCCTTGTTTGCTTAATGCATATCTACCATATCAACCATCGCATAAGAAGGGATTCGCTCAAATACCATTATTTAGATGTGCTTCGCTAGAATACCACCCCTAACTACGACATCTTTGCCAAAATAGCATTCCGGACAAAAATACctctatttcttcttcctcctcccttttgTGCTTGAAGAGGTTACTGGTGGCCACCGgggcgaggtcgtcgtcggccaATGAGTCGGGGTGGGCTAGCGGCCGAGATGACTTAAGCGACGTCACACACGAGACGCATCCTGGGTGCTGCCCCCTCTCCCGACGCGAGCGACGGCGGCCATGGACGGCGCGAGCAGGCACAGACACGACCACCATCGCCGCGCGGAGCGAGTGTGTGGCGGGGATCGTGGTAGGACGAGCTTGATGGAGATGGGAGTTGGTGCGGATGTCCTCGTCGCCTTGGGACTATGCCGACGAGTGCTTGCACCATCACTTCATCCTCCCGGCGTGCtcgcgtggcggcgccgccggagctgcTCACCACACCCtgatggcgccgccgtcgttcttTTCTGGAGTTGGAAGAGGCAGAGGTAAGGGTATTTCTGTCCACGATGGTATTTTGACTAAGATGCACTAGTTGACGATGGTATTATAGTGAAACccaattaaacaatattatttgagCGAATCCCCCCTATACAATGGTAGATATGTAATTTTCTCAATGCAAACACACTTGCAGCATCAAGCAACtattcagagagagagagagaggagagagagagagagctcttaGTTAAATTTACTGCTGATGTGAATGTTTTTAGCCCGCAGCTGGTTACTCTAAGGATTCAAATTAGTAtcatattatctttttttttaaaaaaagttttcaaataatcaaaatttcGGAGAGTATTCTATAGAGTCCCTATTCTATACCGTAGGCTTTGTGTGTTCCCTCCTCGGGTGTTGGGGGCCCTCACGAGCCAGAAAGAGGTGGGCCGCCCGCCGCATGGGCTTTCGCGCCTCCCCGTGCTCACCTTTTCCAACTCCAACCCCCACCACCCACACATCCCCACCAACTCTCCCCCCTCCACAGTCACTGACAAACATACCCCACTTTTCCCTATGGCCCACCCGCAGTGACCTGTGTCTATTCACCCCCACGTATCAAAAGCCTCCGAACCCACCGCCCCAGCCTTGCGGGTCCCACCACAGTTTGAACTTTGAATTGCTTCCTCAATCCTCGTCagtggagagagagacgagcaaagcagagcagagcagagagagagaaggccTGCGCCGGCGAAGCCTCGAGAGGAAAAGGatgctgcgcggcggcggcaccaccgGTGGCTCGCGACCCGCGGCGAAGCACCACCGCCGCTCGAGGCCGCCGTCTTCGCCGGCTCCGTCGTCGCGGCGAGGTGAGGAGTTGTTGACCGATTCGTGCGTGCTCGCttccggttttttttttttttctgttcgaCTGAGCAAACTGGTTTCGCCATTGCCCTTGGTGATCGATTCAGCGGCACGGACGGCAACCACCTCACCGGAGTCGAAGGGCGCGACGGCGTTGCAGGATCCGGTGGTTTCCTCCATGGAAGAGACCTCTGTAAGCACACCATTTTTCATTTGAGTTTTACCTTCCCACTGTGCTGCGTGTTGTTGCCGTAAGCTTACTATGAGTAGTACGTGCTAATGTCGGCGAGCGAGTATGGCGTATGCTTTGATTCGTTTGATTTGCCTGTACTTTTGAGTAGCTCTGTTTCAGCAAGCTTAACGGCATTCTCAAGATTCAGATATTTTTATATCGCATCCTGTTGCTGAAATTCACTGTTGAGTCTCTCATTGTCCCCTAATGTTTACTTGATCGTACCAGTTCACTTTTGAATTCAAACGAGGGTCTAAAAGAGCTAAGAAAACGATGCTGCCTGAAGAATCACATAAAGGGAAAGATGATTCCACGAAGGTACAGGCTACTGCACTGTCCACATGAGCATTACTGCAGGAAATTTCGTTTCTTGCTGAGCTCCTGCCTAAGGCTAATGCGTTGTGTCCTCTCTATGTTCTGCAGGGTTTCTCTAACAAAAGAAATCTGGTTCCTGCAAAGACACCATCTGCAAAGGAAAGACCGGAGCAAGTGGAGTTCACACATTGTTCACCTGGTATTGTTGCCAGGCTCATGGGACTTGACACCGTGCCTCGCCCCAAGAAAGCTCTTGACCGGTGCCAAAGTGACATTCAGTGCAATATGCAGCGGGTCCTATCTGGAGGTGATCAAGTCTATGATGCTTCATCTGAGGATCAACCATGTAGCAGCAGTGCTGATGATCTTCCTGAACTCAAGGATGTTTTCGAGGTCACTGAGATGGAGAATAAGGAGACGTGCATTGGGTTGCAATCAGGGAACGAGGAGCCATGTCCCAGGAGTGATAAGGATGATTTGGAATTTGTGAGGCAGAAATTCTTGGATGCGAAGCGCCTTTCCACCGATGAATCCCATAGGAATTCTAAGGAGTTTGCTGAAGCACTTGAGATATTGTACTCCAAAAAAGATGCCTTCCTTGAAATCCTTCAGGAGAACAGTGGTGCATTTCCAGGATTCTCAGGGCACATCTTTGGTCACAATGGATTACAATACTCCAAATTGTTTGAGCAAGAGAACTGTTCTCGCATGGGTGTTGAACGTGACGAGTTTTTTAATGTACCAAAGGAGTTGGAAAATCCTATTCCTAGTAGTCGTCTCAACGAAGCTTATGGTGTACCACTGGATTCTTTGCCACCAAAAGGGAGCAAGAGTAAAGGTTCAAGCCGTCGTTCCCAAATTGTTGTTCTGAAACCAAATCTTCAGAGGAAAAGTTTTACACCTGTCCTATCAAGTGAAACATCGCATTTTGGTGAAATGAGCACTCACAACTGTTCAAGGCCCCAACACCATTGTATGCATAGGGGGCGAGTCACGCACTCTGCACCACTTAACAATGATCAAGTTTTACAACCAAAACGAGACACACCTGGACTGAGGGGTGCAATAGAAACCCCTAAAATAGGTTCCAGAAGGAAATCGTCTGAGAGAGAGTGTCAGCTTGCAATTGGCAGTGGAAGGGCAACAGATACTCCTAGTTCTTTTGAAGATAACCTACCAATTTACCCACCCAATCATTCTGTTGGATCATCAGTCTGCAGAAAGGCCAAAAAGCACCTCTCGGAACGATGGCAGATGGCCTATCAATCTGATGAAGAAATCTCAATGCCTAAAGATACCATAACATTAGGGGAGATGCTTGAGATGACCGATAGAGATGCGACAAAAGTAATCACCCACAAGATTTCATCAGAAACCAATTACAATCATGATAATGTGCAGAAGGCACCAGCCTGTCCTGTTGGTATCAGTAGTAAAGATGGTTGGAAGACAGGGATTTATTGTAAAGATAATTCAAGATCTGGCACATCGAGGAATTTTTCTAGGTCGAAGTCTCTACCGACCTCAGCTACCAACAATGCAAAATTACCGTGCAGGAAACAATCTGCACCAACTTGTAACCTGCCCATTCTGAAAGATCTATTGAATGCACCAACTGATGAATCTGGAAGTGAACATGTCAGGAATAGATCATCTTTTAGAAAAACAAAGCAGAGAAGTGGGAGGGCTATCATCCATGCAGGAAAGGAAAACATGCTACCTGTGAAAGAGATTCATGTAACTTCAGAGAAAGCAAGACATAGTATCTGCATTTCCGATTTGTCTCGAGCAAGCAACACACATAGTGAACATCCTGATGGTGTTATGAGTAATGAGGATCACCAAACATCTGGTTCTACTGCTCTAGATGATGATTTACAAAGTTCTAAAGAAAGGATGGGGTGGACAGAGCTGAAACTAACACCACCATTACCAGTGACAAAAGAAGACACATCGATTCATAATCAGGACAACATAGTGTTGAAGGTATGCCGCAACAATATTCGTTTTATGATTTTTCACATTGTTTTTCTTGTTAACTTGTCAGCAGATACAATCATACAAATAATCAGCATGAAAAATTAACAGAATTCCTATaaatagaaaatgattttttaaggAAATTGGCATTAAGAACTGATCCCCAGTTTTCCAAGTGTGAGGAAGTAAGTGGGTGGGTGGAGGTTGACACTGGACAGTTATCATGTTTTCATACTTCTAGGGTACCGAATGTTCTACTGGACTTTCATTTTGCTACTGTAGTTTATGGGCTAGTAAATTGCAATATCTTAACTTCATATAGTATGATATGGTATACATAGCTTTGAGCCATTTGTTGTTTAATTCTAATTATTAAAGTTACTAAATTTGGCTCCAGGACCAGGAGGGGAGAAACCAACAAGTGGAGATTGACATCGCTGAAGCTGAATCTCAAGCAATAGATTCTTCTCATATCATAAGCTTAGAAAATCACAAATGCTCAAATTCAACTGCTTCATTGCAACAAATTTGTGGACATGATACTGCATATTCTGGAATTTTTAAAGGCGTCAGTGACGGTATTCAAGGTATGTGTATCAAAAACTCATTCTACTTTTCTGCACTCCAATATTATCACATTGTTCATGTTATTCATGTTTGTCTCTTCCCATAAATGTAGAACTTAGAATGCAACTTAAGATGCTGAAGATGGGTGACCAAGATGATACCTGTGGAGATATCTATATGTTGTCGAGTGATGAGTGCAGTGATACAGACAACTTGACCTATCAGCTGATGGAAGAGCAATTACCTGTATTTAAGGATGAGTACGACAGGGACTTCAGTTATACAAATGATATACTTGGTTCAGCATCTGATTTTCTAGTCTACCCAGAAGATTGGCAAGTGAGCACAGATGTGTTTGTGTGGCTTGAAGACAAGTACAGCAAGCTGCTTCTATGGTCGAAATCGGACAGGAGACTTTTGTTTGACCTCATAAACTCCATCTTAGCTGATATGACTGCTCCAGGCAACAGTCTGTGTTCAAATATCATGGTGAAGTGTTGGTCTGAAATGGATCCAAGGAAGTTAGCTGAAAATGTTTGGCAAACACTGCTCAATAGGAGGAATTATGAACCCTTTTCTTTGGATTGTGTTGAAGCTTTGCCATTGGACCATCATTCTGAAGTTGAAGCAATAGGAGCAGAGATTGTCAAGATGTTACATGATGATATTCTAGAGGAGTCTGTAGCTGAATTCATATCACAGTAGAGCTGCATCTCTGTCAGATGTACATAGCCTGCTGCAAATCACTGGTTTGCAAGAAGGTTTTACCATGTACTATTATGTGGGGACTCCATTTAATTACATTTGATATGGAGCGTTTGTAAGCTGTGAAACCTATTGTACCTGGGAGCCCTGGACTAATTGTGCTACTACCAACTAACACTACTCTAGTAGAACATACTGATGTCAAATTTTCCAAGTTCGCATCACTACACATCCAAGAAAACCACTAGTATTTCTTGTTTCAATTACTAACAATTTAGTGGATCATCAGTCAGTGCGTATACAATACTGATAATTCTGGGGTTATCTCACTAGCTACTAATCAATGACATCTCAGCAGCAAGCTTGGTTCACTCACCATTTGATCCATTTTGGTGAGATGAGAAGGCCAAATATTGATACATTGCGCATCAAAGAGTGATTGTTCAGTTATTTTTTGTCGTACGCGGAAAATAACTTCACAATACAATaacaccacttttttttttactgtattATACATTCCTGgatctttctttcttgtactattTGCATGGACGCCTGCAAAGCTGTCGACACGATGGTTAATTATTGAAACGAACAGATTAATTACTTAACTAAGCAGTGTAATTAATTAGCAGCAGCTAATACGTGTAACAAATCTTCTTGAACTCGTCGAGGTGAGTCTCGAACAAGGCCACGTAGGCATCgatgccaccgtcgccggcgaaggACAGCACGAGGAAC contains these protein-coding regions:
- the LOC127772689 gene encoding uncharacterized protein LOC127772689, with the protein product MASDDSSPPDAKRLRRSPPTSTSPDHLLVDEILTRLPIATAVRLRAVSRDWNAALTSDHFILAHRARAAAARHPELLFFAPPDHRNTTTFYACSLRGGEPPAAARELLTIDYFSAKHAVMSPTPCRGLTLVSDGRAPRYYLLNLSTGDHVALPPCQPAAKAHPDPLAWLPRGTTSYLPSMTPWRPFELSTTGLGFDTATGEHKVVRLFKRRNGEHACEVYTLGKPGGWRPCAGRVPASAASILPAMPPVFVNGYLYWLLQPAAPGDEQIRRILLFSIGAEQFGSVYVPPRLSSRMCHLANLDGSLCAVFDYRGAGGVYGLFTCSEPSASPSPSWSVRCSIYLNRLPREVSDELMEERVIVPLCTAGGRILLATGRHEVFAYDAGRNAVERVFRMQEFVDVPNDCREARLLLSVGLHDECIADLHPGAGGERMLFVNTGRRGNTVVKREVPVEYHDDSDRRFNVFFKDLATMAAQI
- the LOC127772590 gene encoding uncharacterized protein LOC127772590, with protein sequence MLRGGGTTGGSRPAAKHHRRSRPPSSPAPSSRRAARTATTSPESKGATALQDPVVSSMEETSFTFEFKRGSKRAKKTMLPEESHKGKDDSTKGFSNKRNLVPAKTPSAKERPEQVEFTHCSPGIVARLMGLDTVPRPKKALDRCQSDIQCNMQRVLSGGDQVYDASSEDQPCSSSADDLPELKDVFEVTEMENKETCIGLQSGNEEPCPRSDKDDLEFVRQKFLDAKRLSTDESHRNSKEFAEALEILYSKKDAFLEILQENSGAFPGFSGHIFGHNGLQYSKLFEQENCSRMGVERDEFFNVPKELENPIPSSRLNEAYGVPLDSLPPKGSKSKGSSRRSQIVVLKPNLQRKSFTPVLSSETSHFGEMSTHNCSRPQHHCMHRGRVTHSAPLNNDQVLQPKRDTPGLRGAIETPKIGSRRKSSERECQLAIGSGRATDTPSSFEDNLPIYPPNHSVGSSVCRKAKKHLSERWQMAYQSDEEISMPKDTITLGEMLEMTDRDATKVITHKISSETNYNHDNVQKAPACPVGISSKDGWKTGIYCKDNSRSGTSRNFSRSKSLPTSATNNAKLPCRKQSAPTCNLPILKDLLNAPTDESGSEHVRNRSSFRKTKQRSGRAIIHAGKENMLPVKEIHVTSEKARHSICISDLSRASNTHSEHPDGVMSNEDHQTSGSTALDDDLQSSKERMGWTELKLTPPLPVTKEDTSIHNQDNIVLKDQEGRNQQVEIDIAEAESQAIDSSHIISLENHKCSNSTASLQQICGHDTAYSGIFKGVSDGIQELRMQLKMLKMGDQDDTCGDIYMLSSDECSDTDNLTYQLMEEQLPVFKDEYDRDFSYTNDILGSASDFLVYPEDWQVSTDVFVWLEDKYSKLLLWSKSDRRLLFDLINSILADMTAPGNSLCSNIMVKCWSEMDPRKLAENVWQTLLNRRNYEPFSLDCVEALPLDHHSEVEAIGAEIVKMLHDDILEESVAEFISQ